Proteins from a single region of Streptomyces glaucescens:
- a CDS encoding diacylglycerol/lipid kinase family protein codes for MRALLVVNPAATTTSARTRDVLIHALASEMKLDAVTTEYRGHARDLGRHAAQSQDIELVVALGGDGTVNEVVNGLLHDGPDPGRLPRLAVVPGGSTNVFARALGLPNDAVEATGALLDALREGRERTVGLGLTSGTPGSEDESVPSRWFTFNAGLGFDAGVVGRVEQQRERGKKSTHALYVRQVVRQLLGEPHRRHGTISLERDGEELASDLVLSIVSNTAPWTFLGNRPMYASPKASFDTGLDVFGLSRLSTASVARYGTQLLTSSPERGPRGRHAVSLHDLTEFTLHSKVPLPLQMDGDHLGLRTSVTFTGVRRALRVIV; via the coding sequence ATGCGTGCACTTCTCGTGGTCAATCCGGCGGCAACCACCACAAGCGCACGTACGCGCGATGTCCTGATCCACGCGCTCGCGAGCGAGATGAAGCTCGACGCGGTCACCACGGAGTACCGCGGCCACGCACGCGACCTCGGTCGGCATGCGGCGCAGAGCCAGGACATCGAACTGGTCGTGGCCCTCGGCGGCGACGGCACGGTCAACGAGGTCGTCAACGGCCTGCTGCACGACGGCCCGGACCCCGGCCGGCTGCCCCGCCTCGCCGTGGTGCCCGGCGGCTCCACCAATGTCTTCGCCCGTGCGCTGGGGCTGCCGAACGACGCGGTGGAGGCGACCGGCGCCCTGCTGGACGCGCTGCGCGAGGGCCGGGAGCGCACGGTCGGGCTGGGACTGACCTCCGGGACCCCGGGCTCCGAGGACGAGTCCGTCCCGTCGCGCTGGTTCACCTTCAACGCGGGCCTGGGCTTCGACGCGGGCGTGGTGGGCCGGGTCGAGCAGCAGCGCGAGCGCGGCAAGAAGTCGACGCACGCCCTCTACGTCCGCCAGGTGGTGCGCCAGCTGCTCGGTGAGCCGCACCGCCGGCACGGCACGATCTCCCTGGAGCGGGACGGCGAAGAGCTGGCGTCGGATCTGGTGCTGTCCATAGTCTCGAACACCGCCCCGTGGACGTTCCTCGGCAATCGCCCCATGTATGCGTCGCCTAAGGCTTCGTTCGACACGGGTCTCGACGTGTTCGGTCTCAGCCGACTGTCGACGGCCTCGGTTGCCCGGTATGGCACCCAGTTGCTCACTTCGTCCCCCGAGCGCGGACCCCGGGGCAGGCACGCCGTGTCCCTGCACGATCTGACCGAGTTCACCTTGCATTCGAAGGTGCCCCTGCCCCTCCAGATGGACGGTGACCACCTGGGGCTGCGTACGAGCGTGACGTTCACAGGCGTACGCCGTGCACTGCGTGTGATTGTGTGA